The Solanum pennellii chromosome 11, SPENNV200 genome contains a region encoding:
- the LOC107004048 gene encoding pectinesterase 31-like, translating to MSSRVSVTVSQDGTGDYRTVQEAIDTVPLSNKCRTVIRVAPGVYKQPIYVPKTKNYITLVGLSPEATVLTWNNTATKIDHHQAARLIGTGTFGCGSTIVEGEDFIAENITFENSAPEGSGQAVAIRVTADRCAFYNCRFLGWQDTLYLHYGKQYLKDCYIEGSVDFIFGNSTALLEHCHIHCKSAGFITAQSRKSSQETTGYVFLRCVITGSGATSYTHLGRPWGPFGRTRLFKFFIPYLIQTQIPSMKQ from the exons ATGTCATCGAGGGTGTCGGTAACAGTTTCACAAGACGGAACTGGTGATTACCGGACTGTGCAAGAAGCCATAGACACCGTTCCACTATCAAATAAGTGTCGCACTGTGATTCGTGTAGCGCCTGGTGTTTATAAGCAGCCAATTTATGTTCCGAAGACGAAAAATTACATTACACTTGTTGGGCTTAGTCCTGAAGCTACTGTTCTCACCTGGAATAATACTGCCACTAAAATTGATCACCATCAG GCAGCAAGGTTAATTGGTACTGGTACATTTGGGTGTGGGAGTACAATAGTGGAAGGAGAGGATTTTATTGCTGAGAACATCACCTTTGAAAACTCTGCTCCTGAG GGATCAGGACAGGCAGTGGCAATCAGAGTTACAGCTGATCGTTGTGCATTTTATAATTGCAGATTTCTTGGTTGGCAG GATACGTTGTATTTGCACTACGGGAAGCAATATTTGAAGGATTGCTATATCGAAGGAAGtgtagattttatttttggtaatagCACTGCTCTCTTAGAGCATTGTCACATACACTGCAAATCGGCAGGATTCATTACTGCACAAAGCAGGAAATCTTCTCAAGAGACAACTGGTTATGTGTTTCTGAG ATGTGTGATCACTGGTAGCGGAGCGACCTCATATACACATCTTGGACGCCCATGGGGGCCTTTTGGGAGGACTAgactctttaaattttttatccctTAT CTGATACAAACTCAGATCCCATCAATGAAACAGTAG
- the LOC107004179 gene encoding uncharacterized protein LOC107004179 isoform X1, producing MESLPSSSSNHHNHHQHRHRRLMPTQPLADRIFRALSHHLLLLHRRDTTFYVLGATCNVYTVTISTTPSCSCPDRTTPCKHILFVLIRVLGVSIDDTCLYRWRLRPRHLQRLLNLPISTEALATSEVREMFHQLFSQQPKRSSPVIIKVENGTTCPVCLEEMNEEEKIAACVTCRNPIHEECLMEWKRSNNRRKSISCVLCRARWRDVRNELEGDKYLNLSSYIISNVENDMSENHQNRCRD from the exons ATGGAATCCCTTCCCTCCAGTTCATCTAACCATCACAACCACCATCAACATCGTCATCGTCGTTTAATGCCAACTCAACCCCTCGCGGATCGAATATTTCGAGCACTGAGCCACCACCTCCTCCTCCTCCACCGTCGCGACACGACTTTTTACGTGTTAGGTGCCACGTGTAATGTTTACACTGTGACTATCTCCACCACCCCTTCATGCAGTTGCCCTGATCGTACCACCCCATGCAAACACATATTATTTGTGCTCATTAG GGTATTGGGCGTATCGATTGATGACACGTGTCTCTATCGATGGCGTCTACGGCCACGTCATCTTCAACGTCTTCTTAATTTACCAATTTCAACAGAAGCATTAGCTACTTCAGAAGTACGTGAAATGTTTCATCAATTGTTTTCTCAACAACCGAAGAGGAGTTCACCAGTAATAATAAAG GTCGAAAACGGGACGACGTGTCCGGTATGTTTGGAagagatgaatgaagaagaaaaaatagcaGCTTGTGTTACATGTAGAAACCCTATTCATGAAGAATGTTTGATGGAATGGAagagaagtaataatagaagaaaatcaATTAGTTGTGTGCTTTGTCGTGCAAGATGGAGAGATGTGAGAAATGAATTAGAGGGAGATAAGTATTTAAATTTATCGTCATATATTATTAGTAATGTCGAAAATGATATGAGTGAAAATCATCAGAATCGTTGTAGAGATTAA
- the LOC107003422 gene encoding protein SAWADEE HOMEODOMAIN HOMOLOG 1-like → MDLRPRKRQVQSITGFTQAEVEKMENLLIESREQVCDSDVCKKLAKTFTRSKGRAGKPIAKWTEVQAWFQNRLVCSSKDNSAEDNQKLPDYTEGCTLNKANESSHIPKGQKDPALSDIEFEARSSKDGAWYDIDTFIAHRFLSSEEPEALVRFVGFGLGEDEWVNVRKAVRERSVALENSECNKVQVGDIILCFQEGKEEEKYLEAQVIEIQKKLHDIRGCRCLFVIRYTGDDTEETIRLRRMCVRPNILGRP, encoded by the exons GTTGAGAAGATGGAGAACTTACTAATCGAATCAAGAGAACAAGTTTGTGACTCAGACGTCTGCAAGAAATTGGCGAAGACGTTCAC GCGCTCTAAAGGACGTGCTGGGAAACCAATTGCTAAGTGGACTGAG GTCCAAGCTTGGTTCCAGAATAGGTTGGTATGCTCGTCAAAGGATAATTCAGCTGAGGACAACCAAAAACTGCCTGATTATACAGAAGGATGCACTTTGAATAAAGCAAACGAAAGCTCTCATATTCCAAAAG GCCAGAAAGATCCAGCATTGTCAGACATAGAATTTGAGGCTAGGTCTTCAAAAGATGGGGCATG GTACGACATTGATACATTTATCGCTCACCGGTTTCTCAGCTCTGAAGAACCT GAGGCTCTTGTGAGATTTGTTGGCTTTGGGTTAGGGGAGGATGAATGGGTAAATGTAAGGAAGGCAGTCCGTGAGCGTTCCGTTGCTCTTGAGAATTCAGAATGTAACAAAGTACAGGTTGGGGATATTATTTTGTGCTTCCAG GAGGGTAAGGAGGAGGAAAAATATCTTGAAGCTCAAGTTATAGAAATCCAAAAGAAATTGCATGATATAAGGGGCTGCAGATGTCTCTTTGTGATTCGATACACTGGCGATGACACCGAG GAAACAATTCGTTTGAGGCGAATGTGTGTTCGACCAAACATATTAGGGCGTCCTTGA
- the LOC107004949 gene encoding pectinesterase 31-like, with protein MSSRVSVTVSQDGTGDYRTVQEAIDAVPLSNKCRTVIRVAPGVYKQPIYVPKTKNYITLVGLSPEATVLTWNNTATKIDHHQAARLIGTGTFGCGSTIVEGEDFIAENITFENSAPEGSGQAVAIRVTADRCAFYNCRFLGWQDTLYLHYGKQYLKDCYIEGSVDFIFGNSTALLEHCHIHCKSAGFITAQSRKSSQETTGYVFLRCVITGSGATSYTHLGRPWGPFGRVVFAYCYMDHCIKHVGWNNWGKTENERTACFYEYRCSGPGSCPSKRVTWARELMDEEAAQFVMHGFIDPDQQSPWLCQRMALRIPYSA; from the exons ATGTCATCGAGGGTGTCGGTAACAGTTTCACAAGACGGAACTGGTGATTACAGGACTGTGCAAGAAGCCATAGACGCCGTTCCACTATCAAATAAGTGTCGCACTGTGATTCGTGTAGCGCCTGGTGTTTATAAGCAGCCAATTTATGTCCCGAAGACGAAAAATTACATTACACTTGTTGGGCTTAGTCCTGAAGCTACTGTTCTCACCTGGAATAATACTGCCACTAAAATTGATCACCATCAG GCAGCAAGGTTAATTGGTACTGGTACATTTGGGTGTGGGAGTACAATAGTGGAAGGAGAGGATTTTATTGCTGAGAACATCACCTTTGAAAACTCTGCTCCTGAG GGATCAGGACAGGCAGTGGCAATCAGAGTTACAGCTGATCGTTGTGCATTTTATAATTGCAGATTTCTTGGTTGGCAG GATACGTTGTATTTGCACTACGGGAAGCAATATTTGAAAGATTGCTATATCGAAGGAAGtgtagattttatttttggtaatagCACTGCTCTCTTAGAGCATTGTCACATACACTGCAAATCGGCAGGATTCATTACTGCACAAAGCAGGAAATCTTCTCAAGAGACAACTGGTTATGTGTTTCTGAG ATGTGTTATCACTGGTAGCGGAGCGACCTCATATACACATCTTGGACGCCCATGGGGGCCTTTTGGGAGGGTGGTTTTTGCCTATTGTTATATGGATCACTGTATTAAACATGTTGGTTGGAACAACTGGGGTAAAACAGAAAATGAGAGAACTGCTTGCTTCTATGAGTACCG GTGTTCTGGACCGGGTAGTTGCCCGTCAAAACGTGTCACCTGGGCCAGAGAATTGATGGATGAAGAAGCAGCACAATTTGTCATGCATGGCTTCATTGATCCTGATCAACAAAGCCCTTGGCTGTGTCAGAGGATGGCGCTGCGCATACCATATTCAGCATAA
- the LOC107004994 gene encoding casein kinase 1-like protein HD16 — MIDMRQLRSSVRKGREPIVPNVTHAPSPRKDEPDAPTRRLRRRGTGNRAGGGRKKKNDVVISDDVVKEITLPRRTGEEVKAEEVEKMDEHESGGGSGNKGLAAAEEEGSTPPLPERVQVGGSPAYRIEKKLGKGGFGQVYVGRRVNTTNPLERTGPGAVEVALKFEHRSSKGCNYGPPYEWQVYNVLGGSHGVPRVHYKGRQGDYYIMVMDMLGPSLWDVWNNNSHMMSTEMVACIAIEAISILEKLHSRGYVHGDVKPENFLLGPPGTADEKKLFLVDLGLATKWRDTSTGLHVEYDQRPDVFRGTVRYASVHAHLGRTGSRRDDLESLAYTLIFLLRAKLPWQGYQGENKGFLVCKKKMATSPETLCLLCPVPFRHFVEYVVNLKFDEEPNYAKYISLFDGIVGPNPDNRPINTDGAQKLIYQVGQKRGRLTVQDDDDEQPKKKVRMGMPATQWISVYNGRRPMKQRYHYNVADERLAQHIDKGNEDGLFISSVACCSTLWALIMDAGTGFSDQVYKLSPCFLHKEWIMEQWEMNYYISALAGSSNGSSLVVMSKGTQYLQQSYKVSESFPFKWINKKWKEGFYVTAMATSGNKWAIVMSRGSGFSDQTVELDFLYPSEGIHKRWDAGYRITATAATWDQAAFVLSIPRRKPPDETQETLRTSAFPSTHVKEKWAKNLYIASVCYGRTVS; from the exons ATGATCGATATGCGTCAACTGCGTAGTTCTGTGCGTAAAGGCCGTGAACCGATTGTTCCGAACGTAACACACGCGCCGTCACCGAGAAAAGACGAACCGGACGCGCCGACGAGGAGGTTGAGGAGGAGAGGTACAGGGAATAGAGCGGGAGGAGGGAGGAAGAAGAAAAACGACGTTGTGATTAGTGATGATGTTGTGAAGGAAATCACGTTGCCGCGGAGAACTGGTGAAGAGGTAAAGGCGGAGGAGGTGGAGAAGATGGATGAGCATGAGAGTGGTGGAGGAAGTGGTAATAAAGGGTTAGCAGCGGCAGAGGAGGAAGGAAGCACTCCTCCATTGCCTGAAAGG GTCCAGGTTGGTGGATCACCTGCTTATAGGATTGAGAAGAAGCTAGGTAAAGGGGGATTTGGTCAAGTGTATGTAGGTCGTCGGGTAAATACAACAAATCCTCTTGAACGAACTGGCCCTGGAGCTGTAGAG GTTGCCTTAAAATTTGAGCATAGAAGTAGCAAAGGTTGTAACTATGGACCACCTTATGAGTGGCAGGTCTACAA TGTCCTTGGTGGTAGTCATGGCGTACCACGTGTTCATTATAAAGGACGGCAAGGTGATTACTATATTATG GTCATGGATATGCTTGGTCCTAGTTTATGGGATGTTTGGAACAACAATTCCCATAT GATGTCTACTGAAATGGTAGCATGCATTGCTATTGAAGCTATCTCAATATTAGAGAAGTTGCACTCTAGAGG GTATGTGCATGGGGATGTAAAACCTGAGAACTTTCTTCTTGGACCACCTGGAACTGCTGACgagaaaaaattgtttctagTTGATCTTGGATTAG CGACAAAGTGGCGTGATACTTCAACTGGTCTACATGTTGAGTATGATCAGCGGCCTGATGTCTTTAG AGGAACTGTAAGGTATGCTAGTGTGCATGCTCACCTTGGACGGACTGGAAGCAGGAGGGATGATCTAGAATCTCTGGCTTACACACTCATTTTCCTTCTCCGAGCCAAGTTGCCGTGGCAGGGTTATCAG gGTGAGAATAAAGGTTTCCTTGTCTGTAAGAAAAAGATGGCAACCTCTCCGGAAACTCTTTGCTTACTCTGCCCTGTTCCATTCAGACACTTTGTGGAGTATGTTgtgaacttgaaatttgatgAAGAGCCTAATTATGCTAAATATATCTCCTTATTTGATGGGATAGTAGGTCCAAATCCAGACAATAGGCCAATTAACACTGATGGTGCACAGAAG CTTATATATCAAGTCGGACAGAAGAGAGGTAGACTGACAGTGCAAGACGACGATGATGAACAGCCAAAGAAGAAGGTGCGAATGGGAATGCCCGCAACACAGTGGATCAGTGTTTACAATGGTCGTCGCCCGATGAAGCAACG GTATCACTATAACGTTGCTGATGAGAGGCTAGCGCAGCATATTGATAAAGGAAATGAGGATGGTCTATTTATCAGCAGCGTGGCCTGCTGTTCGACCTTGTGGGCCCTAATCATGGATGCAGGGACTGGATTTAGTGATCAAGTTTACAAATTGTCACCTTGTTTTCTTCACAAG GAATGGATTATGGAGCAATGGGAgatgaattattatattagtGCTTTGGCAGGATCTAGCAACGGGAGCTCTTTAGTTGTCATGTCAAAGG GTACCCAGTATCTGCAGCAGTCTTACAAAGTCAGCGAGTCCTTTCCATTTAAGTGGATAAACAAAAAATGGAAGGAGGGTTTCTATGTCACTGCCATGGCAACTTCAGGAAATAAATGGGCAATTGTTATGTCTCGTGGGTCTGGGTTTTCTGATCAG ACAGTGGAATTGGATTTTCTGTATCCTAGTGAAGGGATCCATAAGAGGTGGGATGCTGGTTATCGTATCACAGCGACGGCAGCTACATGGGATCAAGCTGCATTTGTTCTAAGTATACCAAGAAGGAAACCTCCTGATGAAACGCAAGAGACACTTCGTACCTCTGCCTTTCCCAGCACTCATGTCAAG GAGAAATGGGCAAAGAATCTTTACATTGCATCCGTCTGTTATGGGCGAACTGTTTCTTGA